One region of Bradyrhizobium betae genomic DNA includes:
- the rpe gene encoding ribulose-phosphate 3-epimerase, with translation MFHGRHGTPRHDPSLRPPPLAIAPSILASDFSKLGEEVRAVDAAGADWIHLDVMDGHFVPNISYGPDVIKAMRPHTKKIFDAHLMISPCDPYLEAFAKAGCDHITVHAEAGPHLHRSLQAIRALGKKAGVSLNPGTPISVLEYVIDLVDLVLVMSVNPGFGGQAFIPSAIGKIRDIRAMTAGRPIDIEVDGGVGPDVAGPLAAAGANAFVAGTSVFKGGTQEAYKTNIAAIRSAALEARGEAI, from the coding sequence ATCTTTCACGGCCGCCACGGGACACCGCGCCATGACCCAAGCCTTCGCCCCCCGCCCCTGGCCATCGCGCCCTCGATCCTGGCCTCCGACTTCTCCAAGCTCGGCGAAGAGGTCCGGGCGGTGGACGCCGCCGGCGCCGACTGGATCCATCTCGACGTGATGGACGGGCATTTCGTTCCGAACATCTCCTACGGCCCCGACGTCATCAAGGCGATGCGCCCGCACACCAAGAAGATCTTCGACGCGCATCTGATGATCTCGCCCTGCGACCCCTATCTCGAGGCCTTTGCGAAAGCCGGCTGCGACCACATCACCGTGCATGCGGAGGCCGGTCCCCATCTGCACCGTTCGCTCCAGGCCATCCGTGCCCTCGGCAAGAAGGCCGGCGTCTCGCTCAACCCGGGCACGCCGATCAGCGTGCTCGAATACGTCATCGACCTCGTCGACCTCGTGCTGGTGATGTCGGTCAATCCCGGTTTCGGCGGCCAGGCCTTCATTCCCTCCGCGATCGGCAAGATCCGCGACATCCGCGCGATGACAGCGGGACGTCCGATCGACATCGAGGTCGATGGCGGTGTCGGCCCCGACGTCGCCGGCCCCCTCGCCGCGGCCGGCGCCAACGCCTTCGTCGCCGGCACCTCCGTGTTCAAGGGCGGCACGCAGGAGGCCTACAAGACCAACATCGCGGCGATCCGGAGCGCAGCGCTGGAGGCCCGCGGCGAAGCGATCTGA
- the purB gene encoding adenylosuccinate lyase, producing the protein MIPRYTRPEMASIWEPQTRFKIWFEIEAHAADALAELGTIPKEAARTVWAKAKNATFDVARIDEIERETKHDVIAFLTHLAEIVGPEARFVHQGMTSSDVLDTCLNVQLTRAADLLLADLDKVLAALKKRAFEHKMTPTIGRSHGIHAEPVTFGLKLAYAYAEFSRAKERLIAARKEVATCAISGAVGTFAQIDPRVEEHVAKAMGLVPEPISTQVIPRDRHAMYFSTLGVIASSVERIAVEIRHMQRTEVLEAEEFFSEGQKGSSAMPHKRNPVLSENLTGLSRMVRAYVTPALENVVLWHERDISHSSAERMMGPDATVTLDFALVRLAGLIDKLLVYPANMQKNLDRLGGLVHSQRVLLALTQKGASREDAYKLVQRNAMPVWRGEGDFLLLLKKDAEVKKYLTDAEIEEQFDLGYHLKHVDTIFKRVFGEA; encoded by the coding sequence ATGATCCCCCGCTATACCCGCCCGGAAATGGCCTCGATCTGGGAGCCGCAGACCCGGTTCAAGATCTGGTTCGAGATCGAGGCGCATGCGGCGGATGCCCTGGCCGAGCTCGGGACGATCCCCAAGGAAGCCGCCAGGACGGTCTGGGCCAAAGCGAAGAACGCCACCTTCGACGTTGCCCGCATCGACGAGATCGAGCGCGAGACCAAGCACGACGTCATCGCCTTCCTGACCCACCTCGCCGAGATCGTCGGCCCCGAGGCGCGCTTCGTGCACCAGGGCATGACTTCCTCCGACGTGCTCGACACCTGCCTCAACGTCCAGCTCACCCGCGCCGCCGACCTGTTGCTCGCCGACCTCGACAAGGTGCTGGCCGCTCTGAAGAAGCGCGCCTTCGAGCACAAGATGACGCCGACCATCGGCCGGTCCCACGGCATCCACGCCGAGCCCGTCACCTTCGGCCTGAAGCTCGCTTATGCCTATGCCGAATTCTCGCGCGCCAAGGAGCGCCTGATCGCGGCGCGCAAGGAAGTGGCGACCTGCGCCATTTCCGGCGCCGTCGGCACCTTTGCGCAGATCGATCCGCGCGTCGAAGAGCACGTCGCCAAGGCGATGGGCCTCGTGCCCGAGCCGATCTCGACGCAGGTGATTCCGCGCGACCGTCACGCCATGTATTTCTCGACGCTGGGCGTGATCGCCTCGTCGGTCGAGCGCATCGCGGTGGAGATCCGCCACATGCAGCGCACCGAGGTGCTGGAGGCCGAAGAGTTCTTCTCGGAGGGCCAGAAGGGCTCGTCCGCGATGCCGCACAAGCGCAACCCGGTGTTGTCGGAGAACCTCACCGGCCTCTCCCGCATGGTCCGCGCCTATGTGACGCCGGCGCTGGAAAACGTCGTGCTCTGGCACGAGCGCGACATCTCGCACTCCTCCGCCGAGCGCATGATGGGCCCGGACGCGACCGTGACGCTCGACTTCGCGCTGGTGCGCCTTGCCGGCCTGATCGACAAGCTGCTGGTGTACCCCGCCAACATGCAGAAGAACCTCGACCGCCTCGGCGGCCTCGTGCATTCGCAGCGGGTATTGCTGGCGCTGACCCAGAAGGGCGCAAGCCGCGAGGACGCCTACAAGCTGGTGCAGCGCAACGCCATGCCGGTCTGGCGCGGCGAAGGCGACTTCCTGCTTCTGCTGAAGAAGGACGCCGAGGTGAAGAAATATCTCACCGACGCCGAGATCGAGGAGCAGTTCGACCTCGGCTATCACCTCAAGCACGTCGACACGATCTTCAAGCGCGTGTTCGGGGAAGCGTAG
- a CDS encoding Spy/CpxP family protein refolding chaperone has translation MTDQAAARAAQLKADLRLTPEQDKNWPAFEAAVVETWKNQAEQRLAWRNAHAKQPDNVDLIDGMRKEADEQIDRSNAQKKLADAAQPLYNSLDDPQKRRFAAALYRRD, from the coding sequence ATGACCGACCAGGCAGCCGCCCGCGCTGCTCAACTCAAGGCGGACCTGCGCCTTACCCCCGAGCAGGACAAGAACTGGCCAGCTTTCGAGGCGGCCGTCGTGGAAACGTGGAAGAACCAGGCTGAACAGCGCCTCGCCTGGCGAAACGCGCACGCCAAGCAGCCGGACAACGTCGATCTGATTGACGGCATGCGCAAGGAAGCCGATGAGCAGATCGACCGATCAAACGCGCAAAAGAAGCTCGCGGATGCCGCTCAGCCGCTCTACAACAGCCTCGACGATCCGCAAAAGCGGCGCTTTGCCGCCGCACTGTATCGCCGAGACTAA
- a CDS encoding serine/threonine protein kinase, translated as MPKPLVKSGAVIDGYTIGECVHAGGMATLWTVTHPGIDVPLLMKIPRVSEGEDPAAIVSFEMEMMILPRLAGPHVPACFGTGDFAHQAYAVIERIPGITLYKRLPDLPLPYEEARLLVSKIAAALADLHRQNVIHHDIKPSSIMFRDSGEAVLIDYGLSHHNHLPDLLQEEFRLPYGTAPYMAPERLLGLRDDPRSDLFSLGVLLYFFTTGERPFGEGETLRAMRRRLWRDPHPPRKLRADYPPWLQEVVLRCLEIEPVRRYPTASQLAFDLAHPNQVRLTARSERMKRDPWSVAWRRRFNQGVMQPRAKSDVAEQIASSPILAVALDTVEGEPELNEALRVTTERILATLPSARLACVNVLKLNRIAIDKALDEQGSNKHIDRLVALRHWATPLKLDESRLSVHVLEAVDPATALLEFAEMNSVDHLIIGARQNSFRRTWLGSVSAKVAAEATCTVTVVRPQRMAAARPDAGVVWG; from the coding sequence ATGCCAAAACCGCTGGTCAAATCAGGCGCGGTGATCGACGGCTACACCATCGGCGAATGCGTCCATGCCGGCGGCATGGCGACGCTGTGGACCGTCACCCATCCCGGCATCGACGTGCCGCTGCTGATGAAGATCCCGCGGGTGTCGGAGGGCGAGGACCCCGCCGCGATCGTCTCCTTCGAGATGGAGATGATGATCCTGCCGCGGCTCGCCGGGCCGCACGTCCCGGCCTGCTTCGGCACCGGCGATTTCGCGCACCAGGCCTATGCCGTGATCGAGCGCATTCCGGGCATCACGCTCTACAAGCGGTTGCCGGATTTGCCGCTGCCTTACGAGGAGGCGCGGTTGCTGGTGTCGAAGATTGCGGCCGCGCTGGCCGATCTGCACCGGCAGAACGTGATCCATCACGACATCAAGCCGAGCAGCATCATGTTCCGCGATAGCGGCGAAGCGGTGCTGATCGACTATGGCCTGTCACACCACAACCATCTGCCGGATTTGTTGCAGGAGGAGTTCCGGCTGCCTTACGGCACCGCGCCCTATATGGCGCCGGAACGGCTGCTCGGCTTGCGCGACGATCCGCGCAGCGATCTGTTCTCGCTCGGCGTGCTGCTCTACTTCTTCACGACCGGCGAGCGGCCGTTCGGAGAGGGCGAGACGCTGCGCGCGATGCGGCGCAGGCTGTGGCGCGATCCGCATCCACCGCGCAAATTGCGTGCGGATTATCCGCCCTGGCTGCAGGAGGTGGTGCTGCGGTGTCTGGAGATCGAGCCTGTCCGGCGCTACCCGACCGCGTCCCAGCTCGCTTTCGATCTGGCCCATCCGAACCAGGTCAGGCTGACGGCGCGTTCGGAACGGATGAAGCGCGATCCCTGGAGCGTGGCGTGGCGCCGTCGCTTCAACCAGGGCGTCATGCAGCCGCGGGCCAAGTCGGATGTCGCCGAACAAATCGCGTCGAGCCCGATCCTCGCGGTCGCGCTCGACACGGTGGAAGGTGAGCCGGAGCTGAACGAGGCATTGCGCGTGACCACGGAGCGGATCCTCGCAACGCTTCCGTCAGCGCGGCTTGCCTGTGTCAACGTGCTGAAGCTCAACCGTATCGCCATCGACAAGGCGCTGGATGAGCAAGGCTCCAACAAGCACATCGACCGGCTCGTTGCGCTCCGGCACTGGGCGACGCCCTTGAAGCTGGATGAGAGCCGGTTGTCCGTTCACGTGCTTGAGGCGGTCGATCCCGCCACGGCGCTGCTGGAATTCGCCGAGATGAACTCGGTCGACCATCTCATCATCGGTGCCCGGCAAAACTCGTTCAGGCGTACCTGGCTGGGCAGCGTCTCGGCCAAGGTGGCTGCAGAGGCGACCTGCACCGTCACCGTGGTGCGGCCGCAGCGAATGGCTGCGGCCAGGCCAGACGCGGGCGTGGTGTGGGGATAG
- a CDS encoding MotA/TolQ/ExbB proton channel family protein, with translation MSSMTIGPIAGSAADPSERSALLFWMIFTGLSVFAVVLLWRFGLIRLMLTSDRTYISSVIALLYVLTCGHCFLRTRAIAREGAAARRCRAVLAAPGGGKALEASAATLPRGLVRDHIESLVTKAAAQDYRRVDQTLLLRTLADRLRGSNGFGAFVSDTLMKLGLLGTIVGFIIMLAPIAGLDAADKVAMRSSMGLMSDGMAVAMYTTLAGLVGSILVRIQYYMLDAATQRVFSDAVVLTETYVTPVLERQGVEFKGVEFKGVELKGAGIKGAGTSS, from the coding sequence ATGAGTTCGATGACGATTGGGCCGATCGCGGGCTCTGCTGCCGACCCGTCCGAGCGCAGTGCGCTGCTGTTCTGGATGATCTTCACCGGGCTATCGGTCTTCGCCGTCGTGTTGCTGTGGCGGTTCGGCCTGATCCGTCTGATGCTGACCTCGGACCGCACCTACATCTCCAGCGTGATCGCGCTGCTCTATGTTCTGACCTGTGGTCACTGCTTCCTGCGCACGCGGGCGATCGCCCGTGAAGGCGCGGCGGCGCGGCGCTGCCGCGCGGTGCTCGCGGCGCCCGGAGGCGGCAAGGCGCTGGAGGCGAGCGCGGCGACGCTGCCGCGCGGGCTGGTGCGGGACCACATCGAGAGCCTGGTGACCAAGGCCGCCGCGCAGGACTATCGGCGGGTCGACCAGACGCTCTTGCTGAGGACACTCGCCGACCGCCTGAGGGGCTCCAACGGTTTCGGTGCGTTCGTCTCGGACACGCTGATGAAGCTCGGATTGCTCGGCACCATTGTCGGCTTCATCATCATGCTGGCGCCGATCGCGGGGCTCGATGCCGCCGACAAGGTCGCGATGCGCTCGTCGATGGGGCTGATGAGCGACGGCATGGCGGTCGCGATGTACACGACGCTGGCGGGCCTGGTCGGCTCGATCCTGGTCCGCATCCAGTACTACATGCTGGATGCCGCGACCCAGCGGGTGTTCTCGGACGCGGTGGTGCTGACCGAGACCTATGTGACGCCGGTGCTGGAGCGCCAAGGCGTTGAATTCAAAGGCGTTGAATTCAAAGGCGTTGAACTCAAAGGCGCAGGGATCAAAGGCGCTGGAACCTCGTCATGA
- a CDS encoding sensor histidine kinase has product MRLVLQLVARLLLIVALCLGAATVWATFDAYRSVDRATAASAQRVAHALQALYWQELLLRSSRAREHLLPVPDWRTLDMMKLISPGVCVEFQPAAAFEKPLCGQSQGIGKTPPRWFASIVPTFLGSHAEVVRPVSPRAAAAGAVVATPDAAAAISLAWEYILNVIDVALLMAVAIALLASIAIAHALAPARTIVTALQRMARGHYRTKLPRFRSMELAMIGGAVSQLGGRLEEATEQRAALTRRLIEIRDDERRALARELHDEFGQNLSAILAFANTIETASAKEGKDEGKDIGIAQDARMISQATHHLMASLRDALKRLRNPLPEELGLEASLVNLVDSWRSHSTARPTIQLDLRGDLTDISGAAATTAYRVAQECLTNALRHSSAREISLCVERRVGEDDALLIRVEDDGGGDAARVAQSAGFGLTGIRERVAAAGGSLSILPARGGLSVAATIPLAA; this is encoded by the coding sequence ATGCGCCTCGTGCTTCAGCTTGTCGCCCGTCTGCTTCTCATCGTCGCGCTCTGCCTTGGCGCGGCGACCGTGTGGGCCACGTTCGACGCCTATCGCAGTGTCGACCGGGCGACTGCCGCCTCTGCGCAGCGGGTCGCGCATGCGCTTCAGGCGCTGTACTGGCAGGAACTCTTGTTGCGCAGCAGCAGAGCGCGCGAGCATCTGTTGCCGGTTCCGGACTGGCGCACCCTCGATATGATGAAGCTGATCTCCCCCGGCGTCTGCGTCGAGTTCCAGCCGGCCGCGGCATTCGAAAAGCCCCTCTGCGGCCAGAGCCAGGGCATCGGCAAGACGCCGCCGCGCTGGTTCGCCTCGATCGTGCCGACCTTCCTCGGCAGCCACGCCGAGGTCGTACGCCCCGTCAGTCCGCGCGCCGCGGCGGCCGGCGCCGTCGTCGCGACACCGGACGCAGCGGCCGCGATCTCGCTCGCCTGGGAGTACATCCTCAACGTGATCGACGTCGCGCTTCTGATGGCGGTGGCGATCGCGCTGCTGGCCTCGATTGCGATTGCGCATGCGCTGGCGCCGGCGCGCACCATCGTCACTGCGCTGCAGCGCATGGCGCGCGGCCACTATCGCACGAAGCTGCCGCGCTTCCGTTCGATGGAGCTTGCGATGATCGGCGGCGCCGTCAGCCAGCTCGGCGGCCGGCTGGAAGAAGCGACCGAGCAGCGCGCGGCGCTGACGCGGCGCCTGATCGAGATCCGCGACGACGAGCGCCGCGCGCTCGCCCGCGAGCTGCACGACGAGTTCGGGCAGAATCTCTCGGCCATCCTCGCTTTCGCCAACACCATCGAGACGGCGAGTGCGAAGGAAGGCAAGGATGAGGGCAAGGATATCGGCATCGCGCAGGATGCGCGCATGATCTCGCAGGCCACCCATCATCTCATGGCCTCGCTGCGCGATGCGCTCAAGCGCCTGCGCAATCCCTTGCCCGAGGAGCTCGGGCTCGAGGCCAGCCTCGTCAATCTCGTCGACAGCTGGCGTTCACACAGCACCGCGCGGCCGACGATCCAGCTCGATCTCAGGGGCGACCTCACCGACATCAGCGGCGCGGCGGCCACCACGGCCTATCGCGTCGCTCAGGAATGTCTGACCAACGCGCTGCGCCACAGCTCGGCACGCGAGATTTCCCTGTGCGTCGAGCGGCGCGTGGGCGAGGACGATGCGCTTCTGATCCGCGTCGAGGATGACGGCGGCGGTGATGCGGCGCGCGTCGCGCAGTCAGCCGGCTTCGGTCTCACCGGCATTCGCGAACGCGTGGCCGCCGCCGGCGGATCGCTGTCGATCCTGCCCGCCAGAGGCGGTCTGAGCGTCGCCGCCACCATCCCGCTCGCCGCATGA
- a CDS encoding EF-hand domain-containing protein: MLFALGAVSSALDAIQSLTNSKSSSSTQKAGSSQKTATDPFAIDSDSNTTTGATSSVNAGKTPQISPETMNALFAAQSQSSTSTNSTASSTSSSSTSSTSTSRDAALKDLFSQIDGDGDGKITKSEFENALGAGGTNLAKADDVFSKMDSNSDGSISLDEMSKALKSGHHGHHAQGASGSGDGSDSSSSSSGGSTSTTTTAADGSTTTTVTYADGFKMSTTVPGASATGTSPYDLFAKMMQSQSQGSSGSTSSSMSMSV, from the coding sequence ATGTTGTTCGCCCTTGGTGCCGTATCGAGCGCGCTCGACGCGATCCAGTCGCTGACGAACTCGAAATCGTCCTCTTCGACGCAGAAGGCGGGCTCTTCGCAAAAGACGGCGACCGATCCGTTCGCGATCGACAGCGATAGCAACACGACGACCGGCGCGACCTCGTCGGTCAATGCGGGCAAAACTCCGCAGATATCTCCGGAGACGATGAACGCGCTGTTCGCCGCGCAAAGCCAGTCGTCCACCAGCACGAACAGTACCGCCAGCTCGACCTCATCCAGCTCGACCTCCTCGACATCGACCAGCCGGGATGCGGCGCTGAAGGACCTGTTCTCGCAGATCGATGGCGACGGCGACGGCAAGATCACCAAATCCGAGTTCGAGAACGCGCTGGGAGCCGGCGGCACCAACCTCGCGAAGGCCGACGACGTCTTCTCGAAAATGGACTCGAACTCCGACGGCAGCATCAGCCTGGACGAGATGTCGAAGGCGCTGAAGAGCGGCCATCACGGTCACCACGCGCAGGGCGCCAGCGGTTCGGGCGATGGATCGGATTCTTCGTCGTCGTCGAGCGGCGGGTCGACATCGACCACGACGACCGCCGCCGACGGCTCGACCACCACCACCGTCACCTATGCCGACGGCTTCAAGATGTCGACGACGGTCCCCGGCGCGTCAGCCACCGGCACCTCGCCCTACGACTTGTTCGCCAAGATGATGCAAAGCCAGTCGCAGGGCTCGTCGGGGTCTACGTCCTCTTCGATGTCGATGAGTGTCTGA
- a CDS encoding PRC-barrel domain-containing protein produces the protein MKTRLIVLGAIAASLLTSAVMAQTPATTTRPEANSASVTQPYKGQWWVSKMIGLDVYNQNNEKLGDISEVLTDPTGKIQTAILGVGGFLGLGERMVAVSFDQLKFVNQPIEAKMASSTQTSTASTKPAETAPQATTGAATTTRPVQSANEQWYPDHAVINLTADQVKALPQFGYN, from the coding sequence ATGAAGACCAGGCTCATCGTACTCGGAGCTATCGCGGCCAGCTTGTTGACCAGCGCGGTCATGGCGCAAACACCGGCCACGACAACACGGCCCGAAGCCAACTCAGCCAGCGTAACACAGCCCTACAAGGGACAGTGGTGGGTTTCCAAGATGATCGGTCTCGACGTCTACAACCAGAACAACGAAAAGCTCGGCGACATCTCCGAAGTGCTGACCGATCCAACCGGCAAGATCCAGACCGCGATCCTCGGTGTCGGAGGATTTCTCGGCCTCGGCGAGCGTATGGTGGCGGTCAGCTTCGATCAGCTGAAGTTCGTCAACCAGCCTATCGAAGCGAAAATGGCATCGAGCACGCAGACGTCGACGGCTTCAACGAAGCCTGCGGAGACCGCTCCTCAGGCAACGACGGGCGCCGCGACCACCACGCGGCCGGTCCAAAGCGCCAACGAGCAATGGTATCCGGATCATGCGGTGATCAACCTCACCGCCGATCAGGTCAAAGCGCTTCCGCAGTTCGGCTACAACTGA
- a CDS encoding response regulator transcription factor — MSEVATTGISVLLVDDHPIVRQGYRRVLESQGNLHVVAEANNAADAYAAFKAHDPDVVLLDISMPGASGLEAIRNIRAWSPRARILVFTMHNEAVLVKAAFGAGASGFVTKSSEPSAVVAAIRSIARGDRAMSDDIAHILAEDSLSPTGSALDQLGEREIEILRQFAGGATTEQIAAHLNLSVKTVQNYHYMIKTKTGARTDAQLVRLAASCGLTKI, encoded by the coding sequence ATGAGCGAGGTTGCAACGACAGGCATCTCCGTGCTGCTGGTGGACGATCATCCGATCGTGCGGCAAGGCTACCGGCGCGTGCTGGAAAGCCAGGGGAACCTTCACGTCGTGGCGGAAGCCAACAACGCCGCGGATGCCTACGCCGCCTTCAAGGCGCACGATCCCGACGTTGTCCTGCTGGATATCTCGATGCCCGGCGCGAGCGGGCTGGAGGCGATCCGCAACATCCGGGCGTGGTCCCCGCGGGCGCGGATTCTCGTCTTCACCATGCACAACGAGGCCGTGTTGGTGAAAGCCGCCTTCGGCGCCGGCGCCTCTGGCTTCGTCACCAAGAGCAGCGAACCGTCCGCGGTCGTCGCCGCGATCCGCAGCATCGCTCGCGGCGACCGTGCCATGAGCGACGACATCGCGCATATCCTGGCCGAGGACAGCCTGTCGCCGACCGGTTCAGCGCTGGATCAGCTGGGCGAACGCGAGATTGAAATCCTGCGCCAGTTCGCGGGCGGCGCCACCACCGAGCAGATCGCGGCGCATCTCAATCTCAGTGTGAAGACGGTGCAGAACTATCACTACATGATCAAGACCAAGACAGGTGCGCGCACGGACGCACAACTGGTGCGGCTGGCGGCGAGCTGCGGACTGACGAAGATTTAG
- a CDS encoding M20 aminoacylase family protein, with amino-acid sequence MPIVNRVAALSDEMAAWRHDFHENPELLYEVHRTAGIVADKLREFGCDEVVTGIGRTGVVGVIRGRKSASGKTIGLRADMDALPIMETSGVAYASKVPGKMHACGHDGHTAMLLGAAKYLAETRNFDGTAIMIFQPAEEGGGGGKAMVEDGLMTRWNIQEVYGMHNMPGLPEGHFATTSGPLLASSDNIQITVRGKGGHAGATPHQAIDSVLIGSQIVGALQSIVARNVDPLKSAVISITQFHAGTAFNIIPETAELGGTVRTLDPEVRDLVERRITEVADSVARAYGGSAETKYTRMYPVTMNHPREAGVAADVARDIVGTERVNDRIIPMMGAEDFSFMLEARPGAMVLVGMGDSPACHHPAYVFNDNILGHGASFWVRLIETAMPAG; translated from the coding sequence ATGCCCATCGTCAACCGCGTTGCCGCCCTCTCCGACGAAATGGCCGCCTGGCGCCATGACTTCCACGAGAACCCGGAGCTGCTGTACGAAGTCCACCGCACCGCCGGCATCGTCGCCGACAAGCTGCGCGAGTTCGGCTGCGACGAGGTGGTGACGGGCATCGGCCGCACCGGCGTCGTCGGCGTGATCCGCGGCCGCAAATCGGCATCGGGCAAGACCATCGGCCTGCGCGCCGACATGGATGCGCTGCCGATCATGGAGACCTCGGGCGTCGCCTACGCCTCCAAGGTCCCCGGCAAGATGCACGCCTGCGGCCATGACGGCCACACCGCGATGTTGCTGGGCGCGGCAAAATATCTCGCAGAGACGCGCAATTTCGACGGCACCGCGATCATGATCTTCCAGCCGGCCGAGGAAGGCGGCGGCGGCGGCAAGGCCATGGTCGAGGACGGGCTGATGACGCGCTGGAACATCCAGGAGGTCTACGGCATGCACAACATGCCCGGCCTGCCCGAAGGCCATTTCGCCACCACGTCCGGCCCGCTCCTCGCCTCCTCGGACAACATCCAGATCACGGTTCGCGGCAAGGGCGGCCACGCCGGCGCCACCCCGCACCAGGCGATCGACAGCGTGCTGATCGGCTCGCAGATCGTGGGCGCGCTACAATCGATTGTCGCCCGCAACGTCGACCCGTTGAAGTCCGCCGTCATCTCGATCACGCAATTCCACGCCGGCACCGCCTTCAACATCATCCCCGAAACCGCCGAGCTCGGCGGCACCGTGCGCACGCTCGATCCTGAAGTGCGCGATCTCGTCGAACGCCGCATCACCGAGGTCGCCGACAGCGTCGCCCGTGCCTATGGCGGATCGGCCGAGACGAAATACACGCGGATGTATCCGGTGACGATGAACCATCCGCGCGAGGCCGGGGTCGCTGCCGATGTTGCCCGCGACATCGTTGGCACCGAACGGGTCAACGACCGCATCATCCCGATGATGGGGGCGGAGGATTTCTCGTTCATGCTGGAGGCCCGCCCCGGCGCAATGGTGCTTGTCGGCATGGGCGACAGTCCCGCATGTCACCACCCGGCCTACGTCTTCAACGACAACATCCTCGGCCACGGCGCCTCGTTCTGGGTGCGCCTGATCGAGACGGCGATGCCGGCGGGGTAG
- a CDS encoding metallophosphoesterase family protein encodes MLLAVFSDIHGNRQAFEACLKAARAKGAERFVLLGDFVGYGADPEWVVDTAMELAAQGAVAVRGNHDEAVNTTTETMNAEAQIAIEWTRGRLDVAQRRFLAELPMIVDEKERLYVHAEASQPTRWHYVRATADAAKSLISTPAHVTFCGHVHRPALYSMSVTAKMTSFVPKTDVPVQLLRGRQWLAVLGSVGQPRDGDPSAAFVLFDTESCEITFCRAPYDIASAANKIRENGLPPWLADRLSQGR; translated from the coding sequence GTGCTTCTCGCTGTTTTCTCGGATATCCACGGCAACCGGCAGGCGTTCGAGGCGTGCCTGAAGGCGGCGCGTGCGAAGGGCGCGGAGCGGTTCGTCCTGCTCGGTGATTTCGTCGGCTATGGCGCGGATCCCGAATGGGTCGTGGATACCGCGATGGAGCTGGCGGCCCAGGGGGCCGTCGCCGTGCGCGGCAATCATGATGAAGCCGTCAACACCACTACCGAGACCATGAATGCCGAGGCGCAGATCGCGATCGAATGGACCCGCGGGCGGCTCGACGTCGCACAGCGGCGCTTTCTGGCAGAGCTGCCGATGATTGTGGACGAGAAGGAGCGCCTTTACGTCCACGCGGAGGCTTCACAGCCGACGCGCTGGCACTATGTCCGTGCCACCGCCGACGCGGCCAAGAGCCTGATCTCGACCCCCGCCCATGTCACCTTCTGCGGCCACGTCCATCGCCCCGCGCTCTATTCGATGTCGGTGACGGCGAAGATGACGAGCTTCGTGCCGAAGACCGACGTTCCCGTGCAGCTCCTGCGCGGGCGGCAATGGCTGGCGGTGCTCGGCTCGGTCGGCCAGCCCCGCGACGGCGATCCGTCCGCGGCCTTCGTGCTGTTCGACACGGAGTCATGCGAGATCACCTTTTGCCGCGCGCCCTATGATATCGCTAGCGCTGCGAACAAGATCCGCGAGAACGGCCTGCCGCCCTGGCTCGCCGACCGCCTGTCGCAGGGGCGCTAG
- a CDS encoding TetR family transcriptional regulator, producing the protein MNEAVILTPERILEVTEDVLRRYGLAKATVVDVARALDVSHGSVYRHFPSKASLREAVAKRWLDRIDAPLLAIAEEHGPAPVRLDRWLRTLFAAKRSRVLDDPEMFDTYLTLAREACAAVKCHKDTLIDQIAAILADGVKQGVFAVDDVKLTARTIFDTTSRFHHPGHAEEWKDADLQTRMDATLALLLRGLKA; encoded by the coding sequence ATGAATGAAGCCGTTATCTTGACGCCGGAGCGGATTCTCGAAGTCACCGAGGACGTGCTGCGGCGTTATGGGCTTGCCAAGGCCACCGTGGTCGATGTTGCCCGTGCGCTCGATGTGAGCCACGGCAGCGTCTATCGTCACTTCCCGAGCAAGGCCTCGCTGCGCGAGGCCGTTGCCAAACGCTGGCTGGACCGCATCGACGCGCCGTTGCTGGCGATCGCCGAGGAGCATGGCCCCGCGCCGGTGCGGCTCGACCGCTGGCTTCGTACGCTGTTCGCCGCCAAGCGTTCGCGCGTGCTCGACGACCCCGAGATGTTCGACACCTATCTGACGCTGGCGCGGGAAGCCTGCGCTGCCGTGAAGTGCCACAAGGACACCCTGATCGACCAGATCGCGGCGATCCTGGCCGATGGCGTGAAACAGGGCGTATTCGCCGTAGACGACGTCAAATTGACCGCGCGCACGATCTTCGACACCACCAGCCGATTCCATCATCCGGGCCACGCCGAAGAGTGGAAGGACGCGGATCTGCAGACGCGTATGGACGCGACCTTGGCGCTGCTGCTGCGCGGGTTGAAGGCCTAG